The following DNA comes from Janthinobacterium sp. TB1-E2.
TGTTACATGCGTGTCTTCTGGAAGCCGCGCAAAAACGCCAGCAGCGCGCGCGCCGCGATGTCGGCGTCGTCGGCCGTCATGGTTTCCAGCGGGTTGTGGCTGATGCCGCCATTGCCGCAGCGGGTAAACAGCATGGCCACGTCGGTGATGGCGGCCATGGCCATGGCGTCGTGGCCGGCGCCCGACAGCAGCGCATACGGTTCGATGCCGACCGATTCCACGGCTTGCGCCAGCTGCGCCATCAGCCACGGTGCGCACGGTGCCGCACGCGCCGACAGCAGCAGTTCCAGCTGGTAGTCGATCTGGCGCCGCGCGCAGATGGCGGCGATGCCATCGAGAATGTCGTCGACGGCCGCCTGGCGCACGGCATCAACGGCTGCGCGGATATCGAGCGACAGGGTGCAGGCGCCGGCGATCACGTTGACGGAGCCGTTGGGCACGTGCAGCTGGCCCACGGTGCCCACCAGCGCTTCCCCCTGGCTGCAGCGCTGTTCCACCAGCAGGATGATTTCGGCGGCAGCACTGGCCGCGTCCTTGCGCATGGTCATGGGCGTGGTGCCCGCGTGGCTGGCCACGCCGCCAAGATTGACCAGGTAGCGCGAGCTGCCGGCAATCGCCGTGACAATCCCCAGGGGCAGGTCGCGCTCGAGCAGCACGGGACCCTGCTCGATATGCACTTCCACATAGCCGAGCAAGCTGGCGGGATCGCGCGCGATGGCGCCGATGGCGCCCGCCTCGTGGCCGGCGGCGGCCAGCGCGTCGCGCATGCTCACGCCGTCCGCGTCTAACTGCTCCAGCAGCGACACGTCGAACTTGCCCGTGACGGCCGTGCTGCCCAAAAACGTGCTCTTGAAGCGTACGCCTTCTTCTTCGGCGAAGCCGACGACCTCGAAGTGAAACGGCAGCTTTTCGCCCCGTTCGTGCAGGTGGCGCACGACGGCAATCGGCAGCACGATGCCCAGCCGGCCGTCGTACTTGCCGCCATTGCGCACCGTGTCGTAGTGCGATCCTGTCATCAGGGTTTTTGCATCGGGCGTGTCGGACAGATAGCGGCCGACCACATTGCCGACGGCGTCGATGTGCACCTGCATGCCCGCGTCCCGCATCCAGTCGGCCAGCTGCGCGGCCGTTTTCTGGTGCGCCGGCGTCAGGTAGGCGCAGGTCAGGTTGTAATCGCTGTCGCTCCAGCCGGCCAGGGTTTCGGCCTGCTGCATGATGGCCGGGCCGAAGTCCAGGCGCACGTCGAACAGCTCGTTCAGGCGCAGCTCGGCGATGCGCTTGATCTGCCGCAGCGACTCGGCCAGTTCATCGGCGTGGCGGTTCTTCAGGCGGCGCGCAAACGTGGCGATGATGTCCTGGCGCGTCAAGCCTTCGCCCGTCGGGCCCTTGACGGCCAGGATGAAGGGAAAGCCGAACTTGGCGTTGTAGTCGCTGTTCAGGCGCTGCAGGGTGGAAAATTCGTCGGCGCTGCACAGGTTCAGGCCGGACTTGGCCTGCTCTCGCGTCGATTCCGCCGTCAGTTGTCCGGCAATGGCGGCCTTGCCGGCCAGCTCAGGGTGGGCGCGGATCAGCCCCAGTTGCTCTTCGGGCGAGGCTTGCGCCAGCACGCGCTG
Coding sequences within:
- a CDS encoding allantoate amidohydrolase, with amino-acid sequence MTTLSDLNAGSQADFIAHLHGIYEHSPWIAQRAATARPFASLTALKTELQRVLAQASPEEQLGLIRAHPELAGKAAIAGQLTAESTREQAKSGLNLCSADEFSTLQRLNSDYNAKFGFPFILAVKGPTGEGLTRQDIIATFARRLKNRHADELAESLRQIKRIAELRLNELFDVRLDFGPAIMQQAETLAGWSDSDYNLTCAYLTPAHQKTAAQLADWMRDAGMQVHIDAVGNVVGRYLSDTPDAKTLMTGSHYDTVRNGGKYDGRLGIVLPIAVVRHLHERGEKLPFHFEVVGFAEEEGVRFKSTFLGSTAVTGKFDVSLLEQLDADGVSMRDALAAAGHEAGAIGAIARDPASLLGYVEVHIEQGPVLLERDLPLGIVTAIAGSSRYLVNLGGVASHAGTTPMTMRKDAASAAAEIILLVEQRCSQGEALVGTVGQLHVPNGSVNVIAGACTLSLDIRAAVDAVRQAAVDDILDGIAAICARRQIDYQLELLLSARAAPCAPWLMAQLAQAVESVGIEPYALLSGAGHDAMAMAAITDVAMLFTRCGNGGISHNPLETMTADDADIAARALLAFLRGFQKTRM